From a single Lolium rigidum isolate FL_2022 chromosome 7, APGP_CSIRO_Lrig_0.1, whole genome shotgun sequence genomic region:
- the LOC124675821 gene encoding anthocyanin regulatory R-S protein-like, with amino-acid sequence MALSSAPLSQEEPTPPSPGKRFSNQLAAAVRSINWTYAIFWSMSTSRTGFLTWKDGFYNGEIKTRKITNSTDLTADQLVLERSHQLREVYQSLLSGEYDNRARRPTGSLSPEDLGDAEWYYTVCMTYAFRPGQGLPGKSFASNEPIWLCNAQFADTKIFQRALLAKTASIQTVACIPFMGGVLELGTADQVLEDTDMVNRIGTSFWDLRFPTCSEVEELSSSPSENETEEADIVFEDLDHNVAEATATISGEMGCLSDGNLERITKEIDELYGLCEELDVRALEDNWIMDGSFEVMSSPEAAPPMPDAGGIADDVATLSSSVESSRPSCFTAWKMSSDSPQDVVSGESQKLLKKAVAGGAWTKDDGDGTVRAQESNVKGHVMSERRRREKLNEMFVILKSLVPSIHKVDKASILAETIAYLKELEQRVEELESSGRPIKVTTGLRRHAVLGKKASASAGSKRKASELGDLPKEKEDGPSNVVNVTVMGKEVLLEVQCLWKELLMTRVFDALKALGLDVLSVQSSTPDGLLALKIRAQCAGSAAVAPGMISEALQKAIGRR; translated from the exons ATGGCACTATCGTCAGCCCCTCTGAGCCAGGAAGAACCCACACCGCCGTCGCCGGGGAAGCGATTTAGCAACCAGCTCGCTGCCGCCGTGAGGAGCATCAACTGGACTTACGCCATATTCTGGTCCATGTCTACCAGCCGCACTGG ATTCCTGACGTGGAAGGACGGGTTCTACAACGGCGAGATAAAGACGAGGAAGATCACCAACTCGACGGACCTTACCGCCGACCAGCTCGTCCTGGAGAGGAGCCACCAGCTGAGGGAGGTCTACCAGTCGCTACTCTCCGGCGAATACGACAACCGGGCCAGACGTCCCACTGGCTCGCTTTCGCCGGAGGATCTCGGCGACGCCGAGTGGTACTACACGGTCTGCATGACCTACGCCTTCCGGCCTGGCCAAGG TTTGCCTGGCAAAAGCTTTGCGTCCAATGAACCTATTTGGCTCTGCAACGCTCAGTTCGCGGACACCAAAATCTTCCAACGCGCGCTCTTAGCGAAG ACCGCGTCTATTCAG ACAGTTGCTTGCATCCCATTCATGGGCGGTGTGCTCGAGCTGGGGACGGCTGATCAG GTTTTGGAGGACACCGACATGGTGAACCGGATCGGCACATCTTTCTGGGATCTACGGTTTCCGACATGCTCGGAGGTGGAGGAGCTGAGCTCCAGCCCATCAGAAAACGAAACAGAAGAGGCGGATATCGTGTTCGAGGACCTCGACCACAACGTCGCCGAGGCGACGGCGACGATTTCCGGGGAGATGGGATGCCTTTCCGACGGCAACCTCGAGAGGATCACGAAGGAGATCGACGAGCTCTACGGCCTGTGCGAGGAGCTGGACGTGCGCGCCCTGGAGGATAACTGGATCATGGACGGGTCCTTCGAGGTGATGTCTTCCCCGGAAGCGGCGCCGCCAATGCCGGACGCAGGCGGGATCGCCGATGATGTTGCCACTTTAAGTAGCTCCGTCGAATCCTCTCGCCCGTCGTGCTTTACGGCCTGGAAGATGTCATCGGACTCGCCGCAAGACGTGGTTTCCGGGGAGTCTCAGAAGTTGCTGAAGAAAGCCGTGGCCGGCGGTGCATGGACGAAAGATGATGGTGACGGCACGGTGAGAGCTCAGGAAAGTAACGTCAAGGGTCATGTCATGTCGGAGAGAAGGCGCCGGGAGAAGCTCAACGAGATGTTCGTGATTCTCAAGTCATTGGTCCCGTCCATTCACAAG GTGGACAAAGCATCCATCCTAGCAGAGACGATAGCCTATCTCAAAGAGCTGGAGCAAAGGGTAGAAGAGCTAGAATCCAGCGGCAGGCCGATCAAGGTAACGACAGGCCTGAGGCGCCATGCCGTCCTCGGGAAGAAGGCCTCGGCCTCGGCTGGATCCAAGAGGAAAGCTTCGGAGCTCGGCGACCTCCCCAAGGAGAAGGAGGACGGCCCTAGCAACGTGGTGAACGTCACCGTGATGGGCAAGGAGGTGCTCCTGGAGGTGCAGTGCCTGTGGAAGGAGCTGCTGATGACACGAGTGTTCGACGCCCTGAAGGCCCTCGGCCTGGACGTTCTCTCCGTCCAGTCGTCGACACCGGATGGCCTTCTTGCTCTCAAGATACGAGCTCAG TGCGCCGGTTCTGCTGCCGTGGCGCCTGGGATGATCAGCGAAGCGCTTCAGAAAGCTATAGGCAGACGCTGA